Proteins from a genomic interval of Xanthomonas sp. AM6:
- a CDS encoding DUF6607 family protein, translating into MKSPLLLLLLAATGLAQAQDADPQRDRASILAMQGEYLVDFAFDETVLLKPGYERAPAMRSGANEVVIVVEDSPRKVVLQHLLVDTKSGHVTKHWRQDWNYEAPQRFEFSADQTWQVRPLAAAATRGAWTQCVYEVSDAPRYCGTGRWDYADGHPTWTSDLSWRPLPRREYTKRSDYNALAVINRHTLTPAGWTHEQFNTKVLRKPDGSQQPIAREFGFNDYVKTNEVDFAPAYAYWKATQGYWAKVRAHWDAFLGKPPGVRLKTKLDGMAMIMPLFEQAEAVQQGKPVADAKIAAVFAQWVEPAPAER; encoded by the coding sequence ATGAAATCACCGCTTCTGCTGCTCCTGCTCGCCGCTACCGGCCTGGCCCAAGCCCAGGACGCCGATCCGCAACGCGACCGCGCCAGCATCCTGGCGATGCAGGGCGAGTACCTGGTGGATTTCGCCTTCGACGAGACCGTGCTGCTCAAGCCCGGCTATGAGCGCGCGCCGGCGATGCGCAGCGGCGCCAACGAAGTGGTGATCGTGGTCGAGGACAGCCCGCGCAAGGTGGTGCTGCAGCATCTGCTGGTCGACACCAAGAGCGGCCACGTGACCAAGCACTGGCGCCAGGACTGGAACTACGAGGCGCCGCAGCGGTTCGAGTTCAGCGCCGACCAGACCTGGCAGGTGCGCCCGCTCGCCGCGGCGGCCACCCGCGGCGCCTGGACCCAGTGCGTGTACGAGGTCAGCGATGCGCCGCGCTACTGCGGCACCGGCCGCTGGGACTACGCCGACGGCCACCCGACCTGGACCAGCGACCTGAGCTGGCGTCCGCTGCCGCGGCGCGAGTACACCAAGCGCAGCGACTACAACGCGCTGGCGGTGATCAACCGGCACACGCTGACCCCCGCCGGCTGGACCCACGAGCAGTTCAACACCAAGGTGCTGCGCAAGCCCGACGGCAGCCAGCAGCCGATCGCGCGCGAATTCGGCTTCAACGACTACGTCAAGACCAATGAGGTCGACTTCGCCCCGGCCTACGCCTACTGGAAGGCGACGCAGGGCTACTGGGCCAAGGTGCGCGCGCACTGGGACGCCTTCCTCGGCAAGCCGCCGGGCGTGCGCCTGAAGACCAAGCTCGACGGCATGGCGATGATCATGCCGCTGTTCGAGCAGGCCGAGGCGGTGCAGCAGGGCAAGCCCGTGGCCGATGCGAAGATCGCCGCAGTGTTCGCGCAATGGGTGGAACCGGCGCCCGCCGAACGCTGA
- a CDS encoding Hemin transport protein, translated as MGKAAPATTDAARIAAAAPLPRPAQLAALGTVLCLYRAQLGAELMGWNHAWRVGAQLGVDSDGLLESLCFYDRNERCCWRLYLLPDSDFVAWDALLSALPAIHGGGAEAGVAERLWRRVAGRLSGDGWRARALRLHASDGELAASVASVSPLGASIARRIARLEAAEGEVLVDDCCCARTGQPAARHDPQRPWPLLRL; from the coding sequence ATGGGCAAGGCGGCGCCAGCGACCACCGACGCGGCCCGGATCGCCGCAGCCGCGCCGCTGCCGCGCCCGGCGCAGCTGGCGGCGCTGGGCACCGTGCTGTGCCTGTACCGCGCCCAGCTGGGCGCGGAACTGATGGGCTGGAACCATGCGTGGCGGGTCGGCGCGCAGCTGGGCGTGGACAGCGACGGCCTGCTCGAGAGCCTGTGCTTCTACGACCGCAACGAACGCTGCTGCTGGCGCCTGTACCTGCTGCCGGACAGCGATTTCGTCGCCTGGGACGCGCTGCTGTCGGCGTTGCCGGCGATCCACGGCGGCGGCGCCGAGGCCGGCGTCGCCGAGCGCCTGTGGCGGCGCGTGGCCGGGCGCCTGAGCGGCGACGGCTGGCGCGCGCGGGCGCTGCGCCTGCACGCCAGCGACGGCGAACTGGCGGCCAGCGTCGCCAGCGTCTCGCCGCTGGGCGCCAGCATCGCCCGGCGCATCGCGCGGCTGGAAGCGGCCGAGGGCGAGGTGCTGGTCGACGACTGCTGCTGCGCCCGCACCGGCCAGCCGGCCGCGCGCCACGATCCGCAACGGCCTTGGCCGTTGCTGCGCCTGTAG
- a CDS encoding TonB-dependent hemoglobin/transferrin/lactoferrin family receptor yields the protein MIRTAPLTGALWLALAACAHAAPAPADAAAPADAATPRDFDRLQVTATRTQRAIVDVPSSVEVIDREQMDQELVHDLKDLLRYTPGVSVTGNSGRFSGIGGIRIRGLDGNRVLIQTDGIPVADSFSFGSYLNANRNFVDMETLKRVEIVRGPASSLYGSDALGGVVAYVTKDPADYLAPGKHSYVGLKFGYESEWDGLFGGALVAFGGERWSGMAAVSHRQGQESETQGDNRSTGAARTAPNPLSSDGRSLLSKLVYAPSANQRFKLTVDGNEDYSRIDALSNVTASILSQRGRDHQTRARVSLAHEVDQLDAAFADDLQWQLYRQDSESLQRTDERRSNNTLRHTEHNFDQRLYGLQANLHKQVDQGRVVHDFSYGIDLSWSDTHEKRDGYTQNLGTGAISKTVGLETFPVRDFPVTETTKAGAYLQDEMRLADGRFSLIPGLRVDYYRLSPQVDAIFAADNPGVAAKKVTDSNVSPKLGAIWRIDDAWSLYANYAHGFRAPPYNDVNIGFTNLVVGYTAIANPDLKPETSKGAELGLRYTAAAGYFGLSGYYNDYRDFIESYSFVGFNADGLMLYQSRNVDHVVIKGVEAKAGVDFGALSERWAGWSLHSSAAYARGDNKTDDAPLNTIDPLRGVLGLAYDRETWGAQLVGTVVAKKKRPASATYYTPPGYATLDLLAHWNFTPGARLNVGVFNLADRRYIDWNTLPSATLASSAVLDRYTGAGRNVSVSLALDW from the coding sequence ATGATCCGTACCGCTCCGCTCACCGGCGCGCTGTGGCTGGCCCTGGCCGCCTGCGCGCATGCCGCTCCCGCCCCCGCAGACGCTGCCGCGCCTGCCGATGCCGCCACCCCGCGCGATTTCGACCGCCTGCAGGTCACCGCCACCCGCACCCAGCGCGCGATCGTGGACGTGCCCAGCAGCGTCGAGGTGATCGACCGCGAGCAGATGGACCAGGAGCTGGTGCACGACCTGAAGGACCTGCTGCGCTATACGCCCGGCGTCTCGGTCACCGGCAACAGCGGCCGCTTCAGCGGCATCGGCGGCATCCGCATCCGCGGCCTGGACGGCAACCGCGTGCTGATCCAGACCGATGGCATCCCGGTCGCGGACAGCTTCAGCTTCGGCAGCTATCTCAACGCCAACCGCAACTTCGTCGACATGGAAACGCTCAAGCGGGTCGAGATCGTGCGCGGCCCGGCCAGCTCGCTGTACGGCTCGGACGCGCTCGGCGGCGTGGTCGCCTACGTGACCAAGGATCCGGCCGACTACCTGGCGCCGGGCAAGCACAGCTACGTGGGGCTGAAGTTCGGCTACGAGAGCGAATGGGACGGCCTGTTCGGCGGCGCGCTGGTCGCCTTCGGCGGCGAGCGCTGGAGCGGCATGGCCGCGGTCAGCCACCGCCAGGGCCAGGAAAGCGAGACCCAGGGCGACAACCGCAGCACCGGCGCGGCGCGCACCGCGCCCAACCCGCTCAGCAGCGACGGCCGCAGCCTGCTCAGCAAGCTGGTCTACGCGCCGAGCGCGAACCAGCGCTTCAAGCTGACCGTGGACGGCAACGAGGACTATTCCCGCATCGATGCGCTGAGCAACGTCACCGCCAGCATCCTGTCGCAGCGCGGCCGCGACCATCAGACCCGCGCCCGCGTGTCGCTGGCGCACGAAGTGGACCAGCTCGACGCCGCGTTCGCCGACGACCTGCAGTGGCAGCTGTACCGGCAGGACAGCGAAAGCCTGCAGCGCACCGACGAGCGCCGCAGCAACAACACCCTGCGCCATACCGAACACAACTTCGACCAGCGCCTGTACGGGCTGCAGGCCAACCTGCACAAGCAGGTGGACCAGGGCCGCGTGGTCCACGATTTCAGCTACGGCATCGACCTGTCGTGGAGCGACACCCACGAAAAGCGCGACGGCTACACGCAGAACCTGGGCACCGGCGCGATCAGCAAGACGGTGGGCCTGGAGACGTTCCCGGTGCGCGACTTCCCGGTCACCGAGACCACCAAGGCCGGCGCCTACCTGCAGGACGAGATGCGCCTGGCCGATGGCCGCTTCAGCCTGATCCCGGGCCTGCGCGTGGACTACTACCGGCTGTCGCCGCAGGTGGACGCGATCTTCGCCGCCGACAATCCCGGCGTGGCGGCGAAGAAGGTCACCGACAGCAACGTCTCGCCCAAGCTCGGCGCGATCTGGCGCATCGACGACGCCTGGTCGCTGTACGCCAACTACGCGCACGGTTTCCGCGCGCCGCCGTACAACGACGTCAACATCGGGTTCACCAACCTGGTGGTCGGCTACACCGCGATCGCCAATCCGGACCTGAAGCCGGAAACCAGCAAGGGCGCCGAACTCGGCCTGCGCTACACCGCCGCGGCCGGCTATTTCGGCCTGAGCGGCTACTACAACGACTACCGCGACTTCATCGAGTCCTACAGCTTCGTCGGCTTCAACGCCGACGGCCTGATGCTGTACCAGTCGCGCAACGTCGATCATGTGGTGATCAAGGGCGTGGAGGCCAAGGCCGGCGTCGACTTCGGCGCGCTCTCCGAGCGCTGGGCAGGCTGGTCGCTGCATTCCAGCGCCGCCTATGCGCGCGGCGACAACAAGACCGACGACGCACCGCTGAACACGATCGACCCGCTGCGCGGCGTGCTCGGCCTGGCCTACGACCGCGAGACCTGGGGCGCGCAACTGGTCGGCACCGTCGTGGCGAAGAAGAAGCGCCCGGCGTCGGCGACCTACTACACGCCGCCCGGCTACGCGACGCTGGACCTGCTCGCGCACTGGAACTTCACTCCCGGCGCCAGGCTCAACGTCGGCGTGTTCAACCTGGCCGACCGCCGCTACATCGACTGGAACACCCTGCCCAGCGCGACCCTGGCCAGCAGCGCGGTGCTCGACCGCTATACCGGCGCCGGGCGCAACGTCTCGGTCAGCCTGGCGCTGGACTGGTAG
- a CDS encoding hemin uptake protein HemP — MTAQPVLLRHPETLSLRERALPRAVPAEETISSEALLKGRREVLIQHGDRVYRLRHTSNDKLILTK; from the coding sequence ATGACCGCTCAACCCGTCCTGCTGCGTCATCCCGAGACCCTGAGCCTGCGCGAGCGCGCGCTGCCGCGCGCAGTGCCGGCCGAAGAGACGATCAGCAGCGAGGCGCTGCTGAAAGGGCGCCGCGAGGTGCTGATCCAGCATGGCGACCGCGTCTATCGCCTGCGCCATACCAGCAACGACAAGCTGATCCTGACCAAGTGA
- a CDS encoding aldo/keto reductase — MHYRCLGATGLQLSALSFGAWINFGGQIGRDEARNLIAAAWDHGVNFFDNAEVYARGRAEQVMGDVIADLRLPRDGYCVSSKVYFGAVDAPRPTQRGLSRKHVTDACHAALKRLRVDYLDLYYCHRPDADTPVEETVRAMDALIRQGKVLYWGTSEWPAERIREAAQLAQALGLQGPSMEQPQYNLLHRQRVEREYAPLYAELGLGTTIWSPLASGLLTGKYNDGIDPASRLGQAGNAWLHEEVIGPPAQRRVERARAFTALAAAEGVAPAALAIAWCLRNPHVSTVILGASRVAQLLENFDALPLAEREDPAWWAQVEAAVA, encoded by the coding sequence ATGCACTACCGTTGCCTCGGCGCCACCGGGTTGCAGCTGTCGGCGCTGTCGTTCGGCGCCTGGATCAACTTCGGCGGACAGATCGGCCGCGACGAAGCGCGCAACCTGATCGCCGCCGCCTGGGACCACGGCGTCAACTTCTTCGACAACGCCGAGGTCTACGCGCGCGGCCGCGCCGAACAGGTGATGGGCGACGTGATCGCCGACCTGCGGTTGCCGCGCGATGGCTATTGCGTGTCCAGCAAGGTCTACTTCGGCGCGGTCGACGCGCCGCGCCCGACCCAGCGCGGGCTGTCGCGCAAGCACGTCACCGACGCCTGCCACGCCGCGCTCAAGCGGCTGCGGGTGGACTATCTGGACCTGTACTACTGCCACCGCCCCGACGCCGACACGCCGGTGGAGGAAACCGTGCGCGCGATGGACGCGCTGATCCGGCAGGGCAAGGTGCTGTACTGGGGGACCTCCGAATGGCCGGCCGAACGCATCCGCGAGGCCGCGCAGCTGGCGCAGGCGCTGGGCCTGCAGGGGCCGTCGATGGAGCAGCCGCAGTACAACCTGCTGCATCGCCAGCGCGTGGAGCGCGAGTACGCGCCGCTGTACGCCGAACTCGGCCTGGGCACCACGATCTGGTCGCCGCTGGCCTCGGGCCTGCTGACCGGCAAGTACAACGACGGCATCGATCCGGCCTCGCGGCTGGGCCAGGCCGGCAACGCCTGGCTGCACGAGGAGGTGATCGGGCCGCCGGCGCAGCGCCGCGTCGAGCGCGCGCGCGCGTTCACCGCGCTGGCGGCCGCCGAGGGCGTGGCGCCGGCGGCGCTGGCGATCGCCTGGTGCCTGCGCAATCCGCACGTGTCCACGGTGATCCTCGGTGCCAGCCGCGTGGCGCAGCTGCTGGAGAACTTCGACGCGCTGCCGCTGGCCGAGCGCGAAGACCCGGCGTGGTGGGCGCAGGTCGAGGCGGCGGTGGCCTGA
- a CDS encoding nucleoside transporter C-terminal domain-containing protein, translating into MVEGLGRIGFGLFGLAVLIGITWLFSNNKRAVDWKLVATGLILQIGFASLVLLVPGGREVFDWLGQLFVKVLSFVNEGSRFIFGGLLDTKTYGFIFAFQVLPTIIFFSALMGVLYHLGVMQAVVRVMAWAITKVMRVSGAETTSVCASVFIGQTEAPLTVRPYIPKMTESELLTMMIGGMAHIAGGVLAAYVGMLGGTDPVEQAFYAKHLLAASIMAAPATLVVAKLLIPETGTPLTRGTVKMEVEKTTSNVIDAAAAGAGDGLRLALNIGAMLLAFIALIALVNAPLTWLGDATGLAAAIGRPTNLSTIFGYLLAPIAWVIGTPWADATTVGSLIGQKVVINEFVAYSELAQIVKGQVPGMSLSAEGRLIATYALCGFANFSSIAIQIGGIGGLAPERRHDLARFGLRAVLGGSIATFMTATIAGVLSHFG; encoded by the coding sequence ATGGTCGAGGGTTTGGGGAGGATCGGCTTCGGCCTGTTCGGGTTGGCGGTGTTGATCGGGATCACCTGGCTGTTCTCGAACAACAAGCGCGCGGTCGATTGGAAGCTGGTCGCGACCGGCCTGATCCTGCAGATCGGCTTCGCCTCGCTGGTGCTGCTGGTGCCGGGCGGACGCGAGGTCTTCGACTGGCTGGGGCAGCTGTTCGTGAAGGTGCTGAGCTTCGTCAACGAAGGCTCCCGCTTCATCTTCGGCGGCCTGCTGGACACCAAGACCTACGGCTTCATCTTCGCCTTCCAGGTGCTGCCGACGATCATCTTCTTCTCCGCGCTGATGGGCGTGCTCTACCACCTGGGGGTGATGCAGGCGGTGGTGCGGGTGATGGCCTGGGCGATCACCAAGGTGATGCGCGTGTCCGGCGCGGAGACCACCAGCGTCTGCGCCAGCGTGTTCATCGGCCAGACCGAGGCGCCGCTGACGGTGCGCCCGTACATCCCGAAGATGACCGAGTCCGAGCTGCTGACGATGATGATCGGCGGCATGGCGCACATCGCCGGCGGCGTGCTGGCCGCGTACGTGGGCATGCTCGGCGGCACCGACCCGGTGGAGCAGGCGTTCTACGCCAAGCACCTGCTGGCGGCGAGCATCATGGCCGCGCCGGCGACGCTGGTGGTGGCCAAGCTGCTGATCCCGGAGACCGGCACGCCGCTGACCCGCGGCACGGTCAAGATGGAAGTGGAGAAGACCACCAGCAACGTCATCGACGCCGCCGCCGCCGGCGCCGGCGACGGCCTGCGCCTGGCGCTGAACATCGGCGCGATGCTGCTGGCCTTCATCGCCCTGATCGCGCTGGTCAACGCGCCGCTGACCTGGCTGGGCGACGCCACCGGCCTGGCCGCGGCGATCGGCCGCCCGACCAACCTGTCGACCATCTTCGGCTACCTGCTGGCGCCGATCGCCTGGGTGATCGGCACGCCGTGGGCGGACGCGACCACGGTCGGTTCGCTGATCGGGCAGAAGGTCGTCATCAACGAATTCGTCGCCTACAGCGAGCTGGCGCAGATCGTCAAAGGCCAGGTCCCGGGCATGAGCCTGAGCGCCGAGGGCCGGCTGATCGCCACCTACGCGCTGTGCGGCTTCGCCAACTTCAGCTCGATCGCGATCCAGATCGGCGGCATCGGCGGCCTGGCCCCGGAGCGCCGCCACGACCTGGCGCGGTTCGGCCTGCGCGCGGTGCTGGGCGGCTCGATCGCCACCTTCATGACCGCCACCATCGCCGGCGTGCTGTCGCACTTCGGCTGA
- a CDS encoding ribokinase: MSSVIVVGSFNVDHVWRCDTLPAPGATIAGRYSTGPGGKGFNQAVAAARAGARTTFVCALGDDAGGAMARALAAQDGIDLAAEASTEPTGTGGIYVDGHGRNTIVIGAGANAALSLDFVQAQRALLGSARVLLAQLESPIETIEGTLALARETGLTTVLNAAPANAQTSIGLLKLADVLTPNETEFVALLARHVGERVDADDVAAVDGGSLHALCRKLLPGGTVVVTLGAVGAFISHPDERMRGDTQPYYRIGAEAAQTVDTTGAGDAFNGALAASLAQSPNAAFATHVRFANHYAARSTEAEGAAASMPALVPELG, from the coding sequence ATGAGTTCGGTCATCGTCGTCGGTTCGTTCAATGTCGACCACGTCTGGCGCTGCGACACCCTGCCCGCCCCCGGCGCCACCATCGCCGGCCGCTACAGCACCGGCCCCGGCGGCAAGGGCTTCAACCAGGCGGTGGCGGCAGCGCGCGCCGGCGCCCGCACCACCTTCGTCTGCGCGCTCGGCGACGACGCCGGCGGGGCGATGGCGCGCGCGCTGGCCGCGCAGGACGGCATCGACCTGGCCGCCGAGGCCAGCACCGAGCCGACCGGCACCGGCGGCATCTACGTCGACGGCCACGGCCGCAACACCATCGTCATCGGCGCTGGCGCCAACGCCGCGCTGAGCCTGGACTTCGTGCAGGCGCAGCGCGCGCTGCTGGGCTCGGCGCGGGTGCTGCTGGCGCAGCTGGAGTCGCCGATCGAGACCATCGAGGGCACCCTGGCGCTGGCGCGCGAGACCGGCCTGACCACGGTGCTCAACGCGGCGCCGGCCAATGCGCAGACCAGCATCGGCCTGCTCAAGCTGGCCGACGTGCTGACCCCGAACGAGACCGAGTTCGTCGCGCTGCTGGCGCGCCACGTCGGCGAGCGCGTGGATGCCGACGACGTCGCCGCCGTCGATGGCGGCAGCCTGCACGCGCTGTGCCGCAAGCTGCTGCCGGGCGGCACCGTGGTGGTGACGCTGGGTGCGGTGGGCGCGTTCATCTCGCACCCCGACGAGCGCATGCGCGGCGATACCCAGCCGTACTACCGCATCGGCGCCGAGGCCGCGCAGACCGTGGACACCACCGGCGCCGGCGACGCCTTCAACGGCGCACTGGCGGCCTCGCTGGCGCAATCGCCCAACGCCGCCTTCGCCACCCACGTGCGCTTCGCCAACCACTACGCGGCGCGTTCGACCGAGGCCGAGGGCGCCGCGGCGTCGATGCCCGCGCTGGTGCCCGAGCTGGGCTGA
- a CDS encoding DUF4893 domain-containing protein, whose amino-acid sequence MPRSSVMSFVALCLLLAPLSALAAPRCDWNSIAADADRATATVSVRTLQQAIAPSYEDADMEAGAALARTLLQRAQAPQAPGTLDGRWKVRSIQVDRRFAYAYPYFKAEIGADPCGYRLRKTSGSQRRSGTLYPLAAGSREFAFLGASTVNDEPEGRYAPGNVSDGTHGNSVGRLVALGPDELLLILDGNADGFELYQLIR is encoded by the coding sequence ATGCCACGTTCTTCCGTCATGTCGTTCGTCGCGCTGTGCCTGTTGCTGGCGCCGCTGTCCGCGCTCGCCGCGCCGCGCTGCGACTGGAACAGCATCGCCGCCGATGCCGACCGCGCCACGGCCACCGTGTCCGTGCGCACCCTGCAGCAGGCGATCGCGCCGAGCTACGAGGACGCCGACATGGAGGCCGGCGCGGCGCTGGCCCGCACCCTGCTGCAACGCGCGCAGGCGCCGCAGGCGCCGGGCACGCTGGACGGCCGCTGGAAGGTGCGTTCGATCCAGGTCGACCGCCGCTTCGCCTACGCCTATCCCTACTTCAAGGCCGAGATCGGCGCCGATCCCTGCGGCTACCGCCTGCGCAAGACCAGCGGCTCGCAGCGCAGGAGCGGCACGCTGTATCCGCTGGCCGCCGGCAGCCGCGAATTCGCGTTCCTGGGCGCCAGCACCGTCAACGACGAGCCGGAAGGCCGGTACGCGCCCGGCAACGTCTCCGACGGCACCCACGGCAACAGCGTCGGCCGCCTGGTCGCGCTGGGACCGGACGAGCTGCTGCTGATCCTGGACGGCAACGCCGACGGCTTCGAGCTGTACCAGCTGATCCGCTGA
- the dusB gene encoding tRNA dihydrouridine synthase DusB, producing the protein MRIGPYTIEPKVILAPMAGVTDKPFRLLCKRLGAGLAVSEMTISDPRFWQTRKSLQRMDHAGEPDPVSVQIAGTEPQQLAEAARYNADHGAQLIDINMGCPAKKVCNAWAGSALMRDEALVARILTAVVNASPVPVTLKIRTGWDCDHRNGPAIARIAQDCGIAALAVHGRTRDQHYSGQAEYATIGEIKAALRIPVIANGDIDSPHKAAQVLAATGADAVMVGRAAQGRPWIFGEIAHYLASGELLPAPSLPFVRDTLLGHLQALHAFYGEAQGVRIARKHLGWYAKDRPENAAFRAVVNRAETAQAQLALTADYFDALIAGVAPALPAAA; encoded by the coding sequence ATGCGCATCGGCCCCTACACGATCGAACCGAAGGTGATCCTGGCGCCGATGGCCGGGGTCACCGACAAGCCGTTCCGGCTGCTGTGCAAGCGCCTGGGCGCCGGCCTGGCGGTGTCGGAGATGACCATTTCCGACCCGCGCTTCTGGCAGACCCGCAAATCGCTGCAACGCATGGACCACGCCGGCGAGCCGGACCCAGTCAGCGTGCAGATCGCCGGCACCGAGCCGCAGCAGCTGGCCGAGGCCGCGCGCTACAACGCCGACCACGGCGCGCAGCTGATCGACATCAACATGGGCTGCCCGGCGAAGAAGGTGTGCAACGCCTGGGCCGGCTCGGCGCTGATGCGCGACGAGGCGCTGGTGGCGCGCATCCTCACCGCGGTGGTGAACGCCTCGCCGGTGCCGGTGACGCTGAAGATCCGCACCGGCTGGGACTGCGACCACCGCAACGGCCCGGCCATCGCCCGCATCGCGCAGGACTGCGGCATCGCCGCGCTGGCCGTGCACGGCCGCACCCGCGACCAGCACTACAGCGGCCAGGCCGAGTACGCCACCATCGGCGAAATCAAGGCCGCGCTGCGCATCCCGGTGATCGCCAACGGCGACATCGACTCGCCGCACAAGGCCGCGCAGGTGCTGGCCGCGACCGGCGCCGATGCGGTGATGGTCGGCCGCGCCGCGCAGGGCCGGCCGTGGATCTTCGGCGAGATCGCGCACTACCTGGCCAGCGGCGAGTTGCTGCCGGCGCCGTCGCTGCCGTTCGTGCGCGACACCCTGCTCGGCCACCTGCAGGCGCTGCACGCGTTCTATGGCGAGGCGCAGGGGGTGCGCATCGCGCGCAAGCACCTGGGCTGGTACGCCAAGGACCGCCCCGAGAACGCGGCGTTCCGCGCCGTGGTCAACCGCGCCGAGACCGCGCAGGCACAGCTGGCGCTGACCGCCGACTACTTCGACGCGCTGATCGCCGGCGTGGCGCCCGCTTTGCCCGCGGCGGCCTGA
- a CDS encoding class I SAM-dependent methyltransferase produces MSTPEAPTYLHGFSGTEQARLLKQARLLEATLFNQIDYTGARRLLEVGSGVGAQTEVLLRRFPDLHVTGVDLSEVQLQAARDNLQRMPWCRERYTLQQADAGDLPFEPRSFDAAFLCWVLEHVPSPARVLSEVRRVLAPGAPVYVTEVMNASFLLHPYSPNVWRYWMAFNDFQYDHGGDPFVGAKLGNLLLAGGYRDVSTEIKTLHLDNREPARRKTMIAFWEEVLLSAAERLLQAGAVGEDTVAGMRREMAQVQSDPDAVFFYSFVQARATVY; encoded by the coding sequence ATGAGTACGCCCGAAGCCCCCACCTATCTGCATGGCTTTTCCGGCACCGAGCAGGCGCGGCTGCTGAAGCAGGCGCGCCTGCTCGAAGCCACGCTGTTCAACCAGATCGACTACACCGGCGCGCGGCGCCTGCTGGAAGTGGGCAGCGGCGTCGGCGCGCAGACCGAAGTCCTGCTGCGCCGCTTTCCCGACCTGCACGTGACCGGCGTGGACCTCAGCGAGGTGCAGCTGCAGGCCGCGCGCGACAATCTGCAGCGCATGCCGTGGTGCCGCGAACGCTACACCCTGCAGCAGGCCGATGCCGGCGACCTGCCGTTCGAGCCGCGCAGCTTCGATGCGGCGTTCCTGTGCTGGGTGCTGGAACACGTGCCGTCGCCGGCGCGAGTGTTGAGCGAAGTGCGGCGCGTACTGGCGCCGGGCGCGCCGGTGTACGTGACCGAGGTGATGAACGCCTCGTTCCTGCTGCATCCGTATTCGCCCAACGTGTGGCGCTACTGGATGGCGTTCAACGACTTCCAGTACGACCACGGCGGCGATCCGTTCGTCGGCGCCAAGCTGGGCAACCTGCTGCTGGCCGGCGGCTACCGCGACGTCAGCACCGAGATCAAGACGCTGCACCTGGACAACCGCGAACCGGCCCGGCGCAAGACCATGATCGCCTTCTGGGAAGAAGTGCTGCTGTCCGCCGCCGAGCGGCTGCTGCAGGCCGGCGCGGTCGGCGAGGACACCGTGGCCGGCATGCGCCGGGAGATGGCGCAGGTGCAGAGCGACCCGGACGCGGTGTTCTTCTATTCGTTCGTGCAGGCGCGCGCGACGGTCTACTGA
- a CDS encoding metal-dependent hydrolase has translation MDSLSQIVLGGAIAAVITPAAHRRAALLAGAALGTLPDLDSLLLLPLTRDPVTLMTVHRSFSHSLFVLPLLGWLIWWLFRRFGHGRVAAAPQRWFWAIQLALITHPLLDAFTVYGTQLWWPLRPPPAMWSSVFIIDPGYTLWLILACAIAWWGRTRRVAQQALLAGLILSSAYLGWSLLAKHLVDREADRALAAMGLQHAPRFSVPMPFNTLLWRVVAMTPGGYVIGERSLVADRGPMRFQGFPSNTQALGEARALPAVQRLRWFNRGFMRAQVKDGELVLSDLRMGLEPDYNFNFVVARRQGDGWQAIEPRQLQAAYRAPVARGQIGAALAKMWRRIWTEPAAATPVGAPPPAAR, from the coding sequence ATGGATTCCCTTTCCCAGATCGTACTCGGCGGCGCCATCGCCGCGGTCATCACCCCCGCGGCGCATCGCCGCGCCGCGCTGCTCGCCGGCGCCGCGCTCGGCACGCTGCCCGACCTCGATTCGCTGCTCCTGCTGCCGCTGACCCGCGACCCGGTCACGTTGATGACGGTGCATCGCAGCTTCAGCCATTCGCTGTTCGTGCTGCCGTTGCTCGGCTGGCTGATCTGGTGGCTGTTCCGGCGCTTCGGTCACGGCCGCGTCGCCGCAGCGCCGCAGCGCTGGTTCTGGGCGATCCAGTTGGCGCTGATCACCCATCCGCTGCTCGATGCGTTCACCGTCTACGGCACCCAGCTGTGGTGGCCGCTGCGGCCGCCGCCGGCGATGTGGTCCAGTGTCTTCATCATCGATCCGGGCTACACGCTGTGGCTGATCCTGGCCTGCGCCATCGCCTGGTGGGGGCGTACGCGGCGCGTGGCGCAACAGGCGTTGCTGGCCGGGCTGATCCTGAGCAGCGCCTACCTGGGCTGGTCGCTGCTGGCCAAGCATCTGGTCGATCGCGAAGCCGACCGCGCGCTGGCGGCGATGGGGCTGCAGCATGCGCCGCGCTTCTCGGTGCCGATGCCGTTCAACACGCTGCTGTGGCGGGTGGTGGCGATGACGCCGGGCGGCTACGTGATCGGCGAGCGCTCGCTGGTCGCCGACCGCGGGCCGATGCGCTTCCAGGGTTTTCCCTCCAACACGCAGGCGCTGGGCGAAGCGCGCGCGCTGCCGGCGGTGCAGCGGCTGCGCTGGTTCAACCGCGGCTTCATGCGCGCGCAGGTCAAGGACGGCGAGCTGGTCCTCAGCGACCTGCGCATGGGCCTGGAGCCGGACTACAACTTCAACTTCGTGGTGGCGCGGCGGCAGGGCGACGGCTGGCAGGCGATCGAACCGCGCCAGCTGCAGGCCGCGTACCGCGCGCCGGTGGCGCGCGGGCAGATCGGCGCGGCGCTGGCGAAGATGTGGCGGCGGATCTGGACCGAACCGGCAGCGGCCACACCGGTCGGCGCGCCGCCGCCTGCCGCGCGCTGA